One genomic segment of Dromaius novaehollandiae isolate bDroNov1 chromosome 12, bDroNov1.hap1, whole genome shotgun sequence includes these proteins:
- the LRTM1 gene encoding leucine-rich repeat and transmembrane domain-containing protein 1, which translates to MVATEKMEALSSKGGMMTGQEVMGTGNWLLLLSIILLIHVAHGCPEKCLCYPASKTADCKNRGLTEIPAHLPPEIQILQLQNNRIWKINQNAFTGTPLLKILDLSNNSLSSLAPGAFQKLKYLQVLNLTRNLIHYIENKTFSFLPHLKELDLSSNSIIRLPETLGNSTGNITLLSVKHNKLQKMDRVLLESLPNLKVVLFKDNPWQCNCNVFGLKLWLESFLYRGGISDGIICSTPGIRKGKDLLKVPYELFGACPLTTAHVHLASVHHHSFEHRSSLKHTYHSEHGESSRSNCEPKPKPRPVSLRHAIATVVITGVVCGIVCLMMLAAAVYGCAYAAITAKYHREHLAPARQHGTPEEKEPFDSSLA; encoded by the exons ATGGTAGctacagagaagatggaggcaCTGTCTTCAAAAGGAGGCATGATGACAGGACAAGAGGTGATGGGCACAG GTAActggcttttgcttttgagcatCATCTTATTAATACATGTGGCTCATGGATGCCCTGAAAAATGTCTCTGCTATCCAGCATCAAAGACTGCAGACTGCAAGAATAGAGGACTTACTGAAATTCCTGCCCATTTACCTCCTGAAATTCAGATACTACAGCTGCAGAACAACCGTATTTGGAAAATCAATCAAAATGCATTCACTGGAACACCGTTGCTCAAAATCCTAGACTTGTCTAATAATTCCCTCTCAAGTTTGGCACCAGGTGCtttccaaaaattaaaatacctaCAGGTTCTAAATCTAACCAGGAACTTGATCCATTATATAGAAAACAAGACTTTCAGTTTCCTCCCACACTTAAAAGAACTGGACTTGTCATCCAACAGCATAATACGTTTGCCTGAGACTTTGGGAAACAGTACAGGGAATATAACACTATTGTCTGTGAAGCACAACAAACTTCAGAAAATGGACAGAGTTCTGCTGGAGTCACTTCCAAACCTGAAAGTGGTTCTCTTCAAAGACAATCCCTGGCAATGTAATTGTAATGTCTTTGGCCTTAAACTTTGGCTGGAGAGCTTTTTATACAGAG GAGGAATAAGCGATGGCATCATCTGCTCAACACCAGGGATTCGGAAGGGAAAAGACCTCCTCAAAGTTCCTTACGAGCTGTTTGGGGCATGCCCTCTTACGACAGCTCACGTGCATCTGGCCAGCGTTCATCACCACAGCTTTGAGCACAGAAGCTCTCTGAAGCACACTTATCACAGCGAACATGGGGAAAGCAGCCGTTCAAACTGTGAACCTAAACCAAAGCCAAGGCCTGTTAGCTTGCGTCATGCGATTGCCACTGTAGTAATAACTGGAGTTGTCTGTGGAATCGTGTGTCTAATGATGTTGGCAGCTGCTGTTTATGGTTGTGCCTATGCTGCAATTACTGCTAAATACCACAGAGAACACTTGGCCCCAGCAAGACAGCATGGGACTCCTGAGGAAAAAGAGCCATTCGATAGTTCCCTGGCTTGA